A genomic window from Rhizobium sp. 007 includes:
- a CDS encoding LacI family DNA-binding transcriptional regulator, with the protein MAKAKLTVIDIARAAGVSKSTVSLVLQGSPLVKGATRTKVVEVMNELGYVYNRGAANLRQSSSKSSIIGIVVNDLTNSFFAELAVGVDMVVQSAGFVQFLANTGESIDRQREVVSSMREHGISGLLLSPARATDPADFKPLVAAGIPVVVVVRSLPGAKVSSVVADNANGVAMAVKHLVSLGHERISFLGGFPDTAVFDERLSGYRAAVDAVGFRLDPELIVPGPPSRAGGIEAIGRALTIKKAPTAAVCFNDAVAFGACDGLRARRMEPGQDFAVVGFDDVIEAKSAVPALTTISVDPQAMGRRAAQLLLKQISAGRADAENVVTSVRLVIRESCGAKGALPERELTSSAPLSS; encoded by the coding sequence ATGGCAAAGGCGAAGTTGACAGTGATCGACATTGCTAGGGCGGCTGGCGTATCCAAATCCACCGTCTCGCTGGTTCTTCAAGGATCGCCGCTCGTCAAAGGCGCGACACGCACAAAAGTGGTCGAGGTCATGAACGAGCTCGGCTACGTCTACAATCGCGGCGCGGCCAACCTGCGTCAGTCGAGTTCCAAATCGAGCATCATCGGGATCGTGGTGAACGATCTTACAAACAGTTTTTTCGCAGAGCTTGCAGTCGGCGTGGACATGGTTGTTCAATCGGCAGGCTTCGTTCAGTTTCTCGCCAATACAGGCGAGAGTATCGACCGGCAGCGCGAAGTCGTCTCTTCAATGCGCGAACACGGAATTTCAGGGCTTCTGCTTTCTCCTGCCCGTGCGACAGATCCAGCCGACTTCAAGCCGCTGGTTGCAGCTGGGATTCCCGTTGTCGTGGTTGTCCGGAGCCTGCCAGGAGCGAAAGTTTCTTCCGTCGTTGCAGATAATGCCAATGGCGTGGCGATGGCAGTCAAGCATTTGGTCTCGCTTGGCCACGAGCGAATTTCCTTTCTTGGTGGCTTTCCTGACACGGCGGTTTTTGATGAGCGCCTTTCTGGTTATCGGGCAGCTGTTGATGCGGTTGGTTTTCGACTCGATCCTGAACTCATCGTGCCGGGCCCGCCCTCGCGGGCGGGCGGGATTGAAGCAATCGGCCGCGCCCTCACCATCAAGAAGGCTCCTACAGCTGCGGTTTGTTTCAACGATGCGGTTGCCTTTGGCGCTTGCGACGGCCTTCGCGCGCGCCGCATGGAACCAGGCCAAGACTTTGCGGTGGTCGGTTTTGATGATGTCATCGAAGCGAAATCAGCCGTTCCTGCTCTGACCACCATCTCCGTCGATCCGCAGGCGATGGGGCGCCGTGCCGCGCAGCTGCTCCTCAAACAAATTAGTGCAGGCCGGGCTGATGCCGAGAATGTCGTAACGTCCGTGCGGCTGGTCATTCGAGAAAGCTGCGGAGCAAAAGGAGCTTTACCTGAGCGCGAGCTCACTTCTTCCGCGCCATTGAGCAGCTGA
- a CDS encoding methyl-accepting chemotaxis protein: MFVLQNAGIRTKILTVVIPLCVIGIGAAASLSIRFKSADAAYSDFIARDNAAAIQLARVTGNLVNLPYTAYQATAYEPTDPAFNTIIEFYQESVGHVRNRLRDAKTKLPEDAAELEAFISTAEQVISLSGKAIELGTENRDEEARAILAKADAIMMPLRDGVVDMVNRHLKEIDAGKDALAAETNAAIVTSLAVIGVAFLVGIVAALMIVLKGITNPIAVLRQRMASLAQGDTHAPVHGMHRKDEIGQMARAVATFRDNALERIRLEQEAEENRSLSEKERLDRERQKAREAADVKFAIDSLAAGLSKLSDGDVSYRIDEPFTASLDGVRNDFNTSAGKLQSALVRVAQNVRGIDADANEIKAAADDLANRTEQQATAVEETASALEQITTAVKDATARAREAGQLVARTRSGAEQSREVVRQAVMAMEKIAKSSGEIGSIIGVIDEIAFQTNLLALNAGVEAARAGEAGKGFAVVAQEVRELAQRSANAAKEIKALILTSNEQVRQGVHLVGNTGGALQTIVTEVQEINRNVAAIVESAQEQSAGLQQINTAVNQMDRDTQKNAAMVEESTAASHGLAREVASLNELLAQFRLTDAERRSLPQPAKGHDAPVASPVYRLGRHAGAFSGNAAVDTRSAEWQDF; encoded by the coding sequence ATGTTTGTTCTTCAGAATGCAGGCATCCGGACGAAAATATTAACGGTTGTCATACCGCTCTGCGTTATCGGCATCGGAGCTGCCGCCAGTCTCTCTATCCGGTTCAAGTCCGCCGACGCGGCTTATTCCGATTTCATTGCCAGGGACAATGCCGCCGCTATCCAGTTGGCGCGTGTTACAGGCAATCTGGTCAACCTGCCTTATACCGCCTATCAGGCCACGGCCTATGAGCCGACCGATCCTGCTTTCAACACGATCATTGAATTCTATCAGGAGAGCGTCGGGCACGTCCGAAACCGGCTTCGTGACGCGAAGACAAAGCTACCTGAAGACGCAGCAGAGCTTGAGGCGTTCATATCGACCGCCGAGCAGGTCATTTCTTTGAGCGGCAAGGCGATCGAACTGGGTACTGAGAACCGTGACGAAGAAGCCAGAGCGATCCTTGCCAAGGCAGACGCCATCATGATGCCGTTGAGGGATGGCGTCGTGGATATGGTTAATCGTCACCTGAAAGAAATCGATGCCGGCAAAGATGCGCTGGCCGCCGAAACGAACGCTGCGATTGTCACCTCGCTCGCCGTGATCGGGGTGGCATTCCTCGTCGGCATCGTCGCCGCGCTGATGATTGTCTTGAAGGGCATCACCAACCCGATCGCCGTCCTGCGCCAGCGCATGGCATCCCTTGCGCAGGGCGATACGCACGCGCCGGTCCACGGGATGCACCGGAAGGACGAAATCGGCCAGATGGCCAGGGCCGTTGCGACCTTCCGCGACAATGCGCTCGAACGCATCCGGCTTGAGCAGGAGGCCGAGGAAAACCGCAGCCTCTCGGAAAAGGAACGCCTCGACCGCGAGCGGCAAAAGGCGAGGGAAGCCGCCGACGTGAAATTCGCGATCGACAGCCTCGCGGCCGGCCTGTCGAAGCTTTCCGACGGCGACGTCTCCTACCGTATCGACGAGCCGTTCACGGCGAGCCTCGACGGCGTGCGCAACGACTTCAACACCTCCGCCGGGAAGCTGCAGTCGGCGCTCGTCCGGGTGGCGCAGAACGTGCGCGGGATCGACGCCGATGCGAACGAGATCAAGGCGGCGGCCGACGATCTTGCCAATCGGACGGAACAGCAGGCCACAGCCGTGGAAGAAACAGCATCCGCGCTTGAACAAATCACGACCGCCGTCAAGGACGCCACCGCGCGGGCCCGCGAGGCCGGCCAGCTCGTCGCCCGCACCCGCAGCGGCGCGGAACAGTCGAGGGAGGTCGTTCGGCAGGCAGTAATGGCCATGGAAAAGATCGCGAAATCTTCCGGCGAGATTGGCAGCATCATCGGCGTCATCGACGAGATCGCCTTCCAGACGAATCTCCTAGCGCTGAATGCCGGCGTCGAGGCGGCGCGGGCCGGGGAGGCGGGCAAGGGCTTTGCGGTAGTCGCCCAGGAGGTCCGCGAACTGGCGCAGCGTTCCGCCAATGCCGCCAAGGAGATCAAGGCATTGATCCTGACTTCCAACGAGCAGGTCCGCCAGGGCGTGCACCTGGTCGGCAACACCGGCGGGGCGCTGCAGACGATCGTCACCGAGGTGCAGGAGATTAACCGGAACGTGGCCGCGATAGTGGAATCCGCGCAGGAGCAGTCTGCCGGGCTCCAGCAGATCAACACGGCGGTTAACCAGATGGACCGGGACACGCAGAAGAATGCGGCCATGGTGGAGGAATCGACCGCCGCCAGCCACGGGCTTGCCCGCGAAGTCGCTTCGCTCAATGAGCTTCTGGCGCAGTTCAGGCTGACGGACGCGGAGCGCCGGTCCCTGCCGCAGCCCGCCAAGGGCCATGACGCGCCGGTTGCCTCGCCGGTTTACAGACTGGGCCGCCACGCCGGCGCCTTCTCCGGCAATGCCGCGGTCGATACCCGTTCCGCCGAGTGGCAGGATTTCTGA
- a CDS encoding ATP-binding protein: protein MGQPIGWLSDFARRLAARAREYLRKLDATRHSIGARLLIGILLFSTFVTFVLAGIQLYTDYQRDVAAIQSRLDLIGKSYLDSLAESLWALDETQLRLQLMGILQQADIRAAEVRDTGISIKPLVVQVGETPEPPVVTRDYPLTHTVQGQDRVIGTLRVEATLADAYRRLTDTAARVFATQATEIFLVALFIIFFFNYLVTRHLSAIAAKVGSYQIYDSPLELRLKRRRPRHDDEMQRVTTAFNSLSHNLHAAFRDLAEREARIRCLVDANIIGVFTWQLVGRTPEDQDVAFRDVNDAFLRIVGYDREDLVNGPVTQRTLTAPEWQDRTQRATAEMRLTGAFQPYEEEYIRKDGSRVPVLIGAAQFGETGEQGVAFVLDLTERKRGEQALQQAQAELAHAARIATMGQLTASIAHEVKQPIAAAVTNAEAALRWLARRPPDLEEVRKALTQVVQNGNRASDVIGRIRDLVRKAPSPKERFEINGAIREVIEITRGEAVKNGVSVRMELGAGLQLIEGDRVQLQQVILNLMMNALEAMAGMAEGQRELQVTTTAEPEGVRVAVRDSGPGLTPVAEERLFEAFHTTKSSGLGIGLSICRSIIEAHGGRLWAEANEPQGAVFQFTLPVEQHSAS, encoded by the coding sequence TTGGGCCAACCCATAGGATGGTTGTCGGATTTCGCGCGCAGGCTGGCGGCCCGTGCGCGAGAATACCTGAGGAAGCTCGATGCGACCCGTCACAGCATTGGCGCACGCCTGCTGATCGGCATTCTGTTATTCAGCACGTTCGTGACCTTCGTCCTGGCCGGGATTCAGCTCTACACCGACTATCAGCGCGATGTAGCGGCCATCCAGTCAAGGCTCGACCTGATCGGCAAGAGCTATCTGGACAGCCTGGCAGAGAGTCTTTGGGCGCTCGACGAGACACAGCTGCGACTCCAACTCATGGGAATCCTTCAGCAGGCCGATATTCGTGCCGCCGAAGTCCGCGACACCGGCATTTCAATCAAACCGCTTGTCGTTCAGGTCGGCGAGACCCCCGAGCCGCCGGTTGTTACGCGGGATTATCCGCTGACTCACACGGTGCAAGGGCAGGACCGAGTGATCGGCACACTCCGTGTCGAAGCCACGCTGGCCGATGCTTATCGTCGGCTAACGGATACCGCAGCAAGGGTTTTTGCGACTCAGGCAACTGAAATCTTTCTGGTCGCGCTCTTCATCATTTTCTTCTTCAACTATCTGGTCACGCGTCATCTGTCCGCGATCGCAGCGAAAGTTGGCAGCTATCAGATTTATGACTCGCCCTTGGAGTTGCGCTTGAAGCGCCGTCGACCGCGGCACGACGACGAAATGCAGCGGGTAACCACGGCCTTCAACTCTTTATCTCACAACCTGCATGCTGCCTTTCGCGACCTTGCCGAACGCGAGGCGCGGATCCGGTGCTTGGTCGATGCCAACATCATCGGCGTCTTCACTTGGCAGCTCGTTGGCCGGACGCCCGAGGACCAGGACGTTGCGTTTCGGGACGTCAATGACGCGTTCCTGCGGATCGTGGGATATGACCGCGAAGACCTTGTCAACGGTCCCGTCACCCAACGGACCCTCACCGCACCGGAATGGCAGGACCGCACCCAGCGTGCGACGGCCGAGATGAGGCTGACCGGTGCCTTTCAGCCATACGAAGAGGAATACATTCGGAAGGACGGGAGCCGCGTGCCGGTGCTGATTGGTGCGGCGCAGTTCGGCGAAACCGGAGAGCAAGGCGTTGCCTTTGTGCTCGATCTGACCGAACGCAAACGCGGCGAACAAGCGCTGCAGCAGGCACAGGCGGAACTGGCTCACGCCGCCCGCATCGCAACCATGGGCCAGCTAACAGCATCCATCGCCCATGAAGTGAAACAGCCCATCGCCGCGGCGGTCACCAATGCCGAGGCCGCGCTCCGCTGGCTGGCTCGCCGACCGCCGGATCTGGAGGAGGTGCGGAAGGCACTGACCCAAGTTGTTCAGAACGGCAATCGAGCTAGCGATGTCATCGGCCGAATCCGTGATCTGGTCAGAAAAGCGCCGTCACCGAAGGAGCGCTTTGAGATAAACGGCGCGATCCGCGAGGTGATCGAGATCACCCGGGGCGAAGCGGTGAAGAACGGCGTCTCGGTGCGAATGGAACTCGGGGCCGGTCTGCAGCTCATCGAGGGCGACAGGGTGCAGCTTCAACAAGTGATCCTCAACCTGATGATGAACGCGCTGGAGGCGATGGCCGGCATGGCGGAAGGGCAGCGCGAGTTGCAGGTCACCACCACGGCCGAACCGGAAGGCGTGCGCGTCGCCGTGCGCGATTCGGGCCCGGGTCTGACGCCCGTGGCGGAAGAGCGGCTCTTCGAGGCCTTCCATACTACGAAGTCCAGCGGCCTAGGTATCGGGCTGTCGATCTGCCGTTCGATCATCGAAGCGCATGGTGGTCGGCTATGGGCCGAGGCCAACGAACCGCAGGGCGCCGTGTTTCAGTTCACACTGCCGGTCGAGCAGCATTCTGCATCGTGA
- a CDS encoding transporter substrate-binding domain-containing protein, with product MFVRFLLAGFVFLCTCAAPGLANAACELRVGWDEWPPYFTYERGNFHGLEYDLLKSTADTTGCKLDFLQVPWVRALKMLGAGELELLYGAGYSAERAEFARFSIPYRQEQFLLVTRSKAGDDADSVSLNDWIRSERAVSDPVTIGVFRGNFYGEQIEGIVRNKENNVALVELNDNDQLIGMLGAGRIDGFIIEDGVAQTELRGSPFPFHRYAIKEQPADPLHYMFSFGVAEDVVQRFNNAIRERQSQGR from the coding sequence ATGTTCGTTCGGTTCTTGCTCGCTGGATTTGTCTTCCTGTGCACTTGCGCGGCACCGGGGCTGGCCAACGCCGCTTGCGAGTTGCGCGTTGGCTGGGATGAATGGCCCCCCTACTTTACGTACGAGCGAGGGAATTTTCATGGTCTGGAGTACGACCTCTTGAAGTCGACGGCCGATACGACCGGATGCAAACTTGATTTCCTTCAGGTACCTTGGGTGCGTGCGTTGAAAATGCTGGGTGCCGGCGAGCTCGAACTTCTGTATGGCGCCGGGTATTCGGCAGAACGCGCCGAATTCGCCAGATTTTCGATCCCCTACCGTCAGGAACAATTCCTCCTGGTCACCCGGTCCAAAGCCGGCGACGACGCCGACTCGGTTTCCCTGAACGACTGGATACGGTCCGAAAGGGCGGTGAGTGATCCAGTCACCATCGGGGTCTTCCGCGGGAATTTCTATGGCGAACAGATCGAGGGCATTGTAAGAAACAAAGAGAACAACGTGGCCTTGGTCGAATTGAACGACAATGATCAGTTGATTGGGATGCTCGGTGCCGGCCGTATCGACGGTTTTATAATCGAAGACGGTGTCGCCCAGACAGAACTACGAGGGTCTCCATTTCCCTTCCATCGATACGCGATAAAGGAACAGCCAGCGGACCCGTTGCATTACATGTTTTCTTTCGGCGTTGCCGAGGATGTCGTGCAGCGTTTCAACAACGCGATCCGGGAACGGCAGTCGCAAGGCCGATAG
- a CDS encoding pseudouridine synthase → MGERRQPQKLREREKAGADTGGKRVTLPRALSKLGYCSRTQAERLIADGRVAVDGRIIRNLDAWVDLQSAKLAVDGATIAAEAKIYLMLNKPRGLLTTRHDPEERPTVYDCLKEFDIPHLSPVGRLDKASEGLLLFTNDTEFAQALLDPITHVTKTYHVQVNRIMDAESLAEMTYGIRHDGEVLTATAARLLRSGDRNSWIEVELDEGRNRQIRRMLEATGAECLRLVRVAIGGLKLGELPKGSVRTLTEAELRDLKRRTGMERTGRN, encoded by the coding sequence GTGGGAGAGCGGCGCCAACCGCAGAAATTGCGTGAACGCGAGAAAGCCGGCGCGGATACCGGCGGCAAGCGGGTCACCCTGCCGCGTGCTCTTTCGAAGCTCGGCTATTGTTCCCGCACCCAGGCCGAACGCCTGATCGCCGACGGCCGTGTTGCGGTCGATGGGCGGATCATCCGGAATCTCGACGCCTGGGTCGATCTCCAATCAGCAAAGCTTGCAGTCGACGGCGCAACGATCGCCGCCGAGGCGAAAATCTACCTGATGTTGAATAAGCCGCGCGGGCTGCTGACGACCCGGCACGATCCGGAAGAGCGTCCGACGGTCTATGATTGTCTCAAGGAATTCGACATTCCGCATCTTTCACCGGTCGGCCGGCTCGACAAGGCAAGCGAAGGCCTGCTGCTGTTTACCAACGATACCGAGTTCGCGCAGGCCCTGCTCGATCCGATCACCCATGTGACCAAGACCTATCATGTGCAAGTCAACCGCATCATGGATGCGGAATCGCTGGCCGAAATGACATACGGGATCCGGCACGACGGCGAAGTGCTGACAGCGACGGCTGCACGGCTCCTGCGAAGCGGCGACCGCAATTCCTGGATCGAGGTGGAGCTTGACGAGGGCCGTAACCGGCAGATCCGCCGCATGCTCGAAGCCACCGGTGCGGAGTGCCTGCGGCTGGTGCGGGTTGCAATTGGGGGGCTCAAGCTTGGAGAGCTGCCGAAAGGCTCGGTGCGCACACTGACAGAAGCGGAGCTACGCGACCTGAAGCGGCGGACGGGCATGGAAAGGACCGGGCGGAATTGA
- a CDS encoding phosphoribosyltransferase, giving the protein MAPHDFWQELHPPGSFPADGDFTSFYVAELQDRRQLRLPIRVLADSDHALASLIVNQASFAVLDALAGQLAATIRHFDIDIVAGLPTLGLTLAAAVAQKLGHARYVPLGTSRKFWYRTDLSVALSSITTPEQQKRLYIDPRMLPLLRGRRVALIDDVISSGSSIVAGLQLMMACDIEPVVVAAAMLQSERWKEKLAAEGAQWPDRTVGVFATPILERTAEGRWRAPTA; this is encoded by the coding sequence ATCGCGCCGCATGACTTCTGGCAGGAGCTCCATCCCCCGGGCAGCTTTCCGGCAGATGGCGATTTTACCTCGTTCTATGTCGCGGAACTGCAGGACCGCCGCCAGCTTCGTCTGCCGATCCGGGTGCTTGCCGACAGCGACCACGCGCTCGCCTCGCTGATCGTCAACCAGGCGAGCTTCGCCGTGCTCGATGCGCTTGCCGGGCAACTGGCGGCAACGATCAGGCACTTTGACATCGATATCGTCGCAGGCCTGCCGACGCTCGGGTTGACGCTTGCTGCAGCAGTCGCCCAGAAGCTCGGACACGCGCGCTACGTACCCTTGGGCACCTCCCGGAAATTCTGGTACCGCACCGACCTTTCCGTAGCCCTGTCGTCGATCACGACGCCGGAACAGCAGAAGCGTCTCTATATAGACCCGCGCATGCTGCCGCTGCTTCGGGGCCGCCGTGTCGCGCTGATCGACGATGTCATTTCGAGCGGCAGTTCCATCGTCGCGGGCCTGCAATTGATGATGGCCTGCGATATCGAGCCTGTCGTCGTCGCCGCGGCGATGCTGCAATCCGAACGCTGGAAGGAAAAGCTCGCCGCTGAAGGCGCCCAATGGCCCGACCGCACCGTTGGCGTCTTCGCGACACCGATACTCGAAAGGACGGCAGAAGGCCGTTGGCGCGCGCCCACTGCCTGA
- a CDS encoding SLC13 family permease: MTFEQASLLILLSAMLVLFSLNRIRIEVVAIGGLLAGYLLRLYPADQVFAGFASPVVITVVEILLIVQVLARAKLFDSLAARFAAAGLSGFTVIASLSAVTGLISIFMNNIGAFAIMLPATLRISSVMDIPRRQLVMPISFAALLGGLVSLIGTPANLLVSDALAKATGSGFHFFDFAYVGLPVAIAGILLMAALVPHLFPETDDQPAAAAPARRRIVTERRIPEGSPLAGVRLLDCSSLFEIQPHALIRNGRFVFGPLDQSTIEAGDSLLAEGADAVFAGLAASAALVPEAHPNGLQADFTRIEAVVMPESTLVGSRIRSLEVFKSRSVRVAALSMRSPRIEGRFEDLQLSIGDILLLEGPREAVAEALEECECLPLASQPADEATSNAWQPFLIFAAGVTLSAVGPIRPEIAFAAVVLVLALMGYLNIRQAMADINWPIIIMLAAMIPIGSAVAATGTAQLVADWLSLLVPISMPLAGIALLLFIAMALTPFVNNATVAIVLSPVALEFAEAAHQAPAAYLIAVAAGASLDFLTPFGHHNNTLAMSIGSYRVSDFLRAGSPLAFASYFLTVLLVALIWL; encoded by the coding sequence ATGACGTTCGAGCAAGCATCCCTGCTGATCCTTCTCTCGGCAATGCTCGTTCTGTTCTCCCTGAACCGTATCCGCATCGAGGTCGTGGCGATCGGGGGCCTGCTTGCCGGGTATCTGCTCCGACTTTATCCAGCCGATCAGGTCTTTGCCGGTTTCGCGAGTCCCGTCGTCATCACCGTGGTCGAGATTCTACTGATCGTCCAGGTGCTCGCCCGCGCGAAACTCTTTGACAGCCTCGCCGCACGTTTTGCAGCCGCCGGACTGTCCGGCTTCACGGTCATCGCCAGTCTTTCGGCGGTCACCGGGCTCATCTCTATCTTCATGAACAATATCGGCGCCTTCGCGATCATGCTGCCTGCAACGCTGCGCATCAGCAGCGTCATGGATATCCCCCGGCGCCAGCTCGTCATGCCGATTTCCTTCGCGGCACTTCTCGGCGGTCTCGTCTCGCTGATCGGAACGCCGGCCAATCTGCTTGTCAGCGATGCATTGGCCAAGGCAACGGGCTCCGGCTTTCATTTTTTCGATTTCGCCTATGTCGGCCTTCCTGTCGCCATCGCCGGAATTCTGCTGATGGCCGCTCTCGTTCCGCACCTATTTCCCGAAACGGACGACCAACCTGCCGCTGCGGCGCCAGCCCGACGGCGCATCGTGACGGAACGGCGCATTCCTGAGGGTTCGCCGCTCGCCGGCGTACGCCTTCTCGATTGCTCCAGCCTCTTTGAAATCCAGCCGCACGCATTGATCCGCAACGGCCGGTTCGTCTTTGGCCCGCTCGATCAGTCGACGATCGAGGCAGGCGATAGCTTGCTTGCCGAAGGCGCCGATGCAGTTTTTGCCGGTCTCGCCGCCTCGGCTGCGCTCGTTCCAGAAGCTCATCCGAATGGGCTGCAGGCGGATTTCACCCGCATCGAGGCCGTCGTCATGCCGGAGAGCACGCTGGTCGGCTCGCGAATCCGCTCGTTGGAGGTTTTTAAGAGCCGGAGCGTCAGGGTTGCCGCTCTCTCCATGCGGTCACCACGGATCGAAGGCCGCTTCGAGGATTTGCAGCTCTCGATCGGCGATATCCTCCTGCTCGAAGGCCCACGCGAGGCGGTCGCTGAAGCGCTTGAGGAATGCGAATGCCTGCCGCTCGCCTCCCAGCCCGCAGACGAGGCGACGTCAAATGCGTGGCAGCCCTTCCTGATCTTCGCTGCTGGCGTGACGCTTTCCGCTGTCGGGCCGATCCGCCCGGAGATCGCATTTGCGGCTGTCGTGCTCGTTCTTGCGCTGATGGGCTATCTCAACATCCGCCAGGCCATGGCGGACATAAACTGGCCGATCATCATCATGTTGGCCGCGATGATCCCGATCGGCTCGGCTGTTGCCGCAACAGGCACGGCCCAGCTGGTCGCCGATTGGCTGAGCCTGCTCGTGCCGATATCCATGCCGCTTGCCGGCATCGCACTCCTGCTCTTCATCGCCATGGCGCTTACGCCTTTCGTCAACAACGCGACAGTGGCAATTGTGCTCAGTCCCGTTGCGCTGGAATTCGCGGAAGCGGCACACCAAGCCCCGGCCGCCTATCTGATTGCCGTTGCCGCCGGCGCATCGCTCGATTTCCTGACGCCGTTCGGCCACCACAACAATACGCTGGCGATGAGCATCGGCAGCTACCGCGTCTCCGACTTCCTGCGCGCCGGCAGTCCGCTGGCGTTTGCTTCCTATTTTCTGACCGTTCTTCTGGTCGCCCTGATCTGGCTTTGA
- a CDS encoding phosphoribosylaminoimidazolesuccinocarboxamide synthase: protein MRILSEAHFPELPNYYRGKVRENYDLPDGSRIIISTDRLSAFDRILTCIPYKGQVLTQTARYWFEATKDICPNHVIAYPDPNVVIGKRLDILPVEVVVRGYLAGTTGTSILTLYKKGEREMYGMRLPDGMRDNQRLPEPVITPTSKEFDGGHDEPLTPDEIVSRGLLTAKQWATLSRYALALFARGQEMAAKRGLILVDTKYEFGTDKDGNIILADEIHTPDSSRYWLADSYQQAFEAGTRPASFDKDFVRAWVAERCDPYKDEIPEIPVELVEQTSKVYIKAYEAITAQSFVPDDSGETPVARVRSNLARYFP from the coding sequence GTGCGAATTCTTTCCGAAGCCCATTTCCCCGAACTGCCGAACTATTATCGCGGCAAGGTGCGCGAGAATTACGACCTTCCGGATGGCAGCCGCATCATCATCAGCACCGACCGCCTCAGCGCTTTCGACCGCATCCTGACCTGCATCCCATATAAGGGCCAGGTGCTGACGCAGACGGCACGCTACTGGTTCGAAGCAACCAAGGATATCTGCCCGAACCACGTCATTGCCTATCCGGACCCGAATGTGGTCATCGGCAAGCGGCTCGACATTCTGCCCGTCGAGGTCGTCGTCCGGGGCTATCTCGCCGGCACCACCGGCACGTCGATCCTCACTCTTTATAAGAAGGGCGAGCGCGAAATGTACGGCATGCGCCTGCCGGACGGCATGCGCGACAACCAGCGCCTGCCCGAGCCGGTGATCACGCCGACCAGCAAGGAATTCGACGGCGGCCATGACGAGCCGCTGACGCCTGACGAGATCGTCAGCCGCGGGTTGCTCACAGCGAAACAGTGGGCAACGCTTTCGAGATACGCGCTCGCGCTTTTCGCACGCGGCCAGGAAATGGCTGCAAAACGCGGCCTCATCCTTGTCGACACCAAATACGAATTCGGAACCGACAAGGACGGCAATATTATTCTCGCCGACGAAATCCACACGCCGGACAGCAGCCGTTACTGGCTCGCGGACAGCTATCAGCAGGCCTTCGAAGCCGGCACGCGCCCCGCAAGCTTCGACAAGGACTTCGTCCGTGCCTGGGTCGCCGAGCGTTGCGACCCGTACAAGGACGAGATCCCCGAGATCCCGGTCGAATTGGTCGAGCAGACATCGAAGGTTTACATCAAGGCCTATGAGGCGATTACCGCCCAGTCTTTCGTGCCGGATGACAGCGGCGAAACCCCGGTTGCCCGTGTGCGAAGCAACCTTGCGCGCTATTTCCCTTAA
- a CDS encoding TetR family transcriptional regulator — protein sequence MARRPRRKAEETREDILSMAELLFRQRGFVAVSIADIASSLGMSPANVFKHFHSKVALVDAIAERHLGNATERFGSFERNLPPKEQLLRFVLRLLESHLKDIQENPYIFEMVLTTVQAKLEAGNRYRERIEQQLEEIIREGVSADHYKCSDPRRAAHTVADVLASVLHPVLIARDDKDTLVHRAEEIVCFVDTALQNNAC from the coding sequence ATGGCACGAAGGCCGCGGCGCAAGGCCGAGGAAACCCGGGAAGACATTCTGTCGATGGCCGAGTTGCTGTTTCGCCAGCGCGGTTTCGTCGCCGTATCGATCGCCGACATCGCCTCCTCCCTCGGCATGTCGCCGGCCAATGTCTTCAAGCATTTTCATTCGAAAGTGGCGCTCGTCGATGCCATTGCCGAACGGCATCTCGGCAACGCCACCGAGCGTTTTGGCTCTTTCGAGCGAAACCTCCCGCCGAAAGAGCAACTGCTGCGTTTCGTGCTTCGGCTTCTCGAAAGCCACCTCAAGGACATTCAGGAAAATCCCTACATCTTCGAAATGGTGCTGACGACAGTTCAGGCGAAGCTCGAAGCGGGTAATCGCTACCGCGAGCGAATCGAGCAGCAACTCGAAGAAATCATCCGCGAGGGGGTTAGCGCAGATCATTATAAATGTTCCGATCCGCGCCGCGCCGCTCATACCGTTGCCGATGTCCTTGCATCGGTGCTGCACCCCGTGCTGATCGCCCGTGACGATAAGGATACACTTGTGCACAGGGCTGAGGAGATCGTCTGTTTTGTAGATACTGCACTGCAAAATAACGCTTGCTAA